The bacterium genome includes the window CTTGTTAAGCCGCTGGCGGATGGCATTGAAACCCTCCCACGCCCATTGCGGTAAGGCGAAGATCTCCTTGTTCAGCTTGCGCAAATCACGATTCCTGATCTTATCCAGCAGAGGCGGCACCGCGCATGGCGACGGGCGCAGAAAGACGTGTCTCCTTGGCCGCTGTGACAAAGATGCCCGGGGCGCCGACCACGGGACACTTGTTTTCACAAATGCCGCAGCCGATACAGCGATCCTCATTGACATAGGGAAACTTGACCGTGCGCAAGGTGCCGTCGGGACCGCGGGCTTCATGGACATCAAAGAGGATTGCCTTCTCCGGCAGCGGGCAATGTTCCTCGCAAACCAGACAGTCCTCCTGCTTGTACCAGGGGATGCAACGGCTCTTGTCGAAATAGGCCATGCCCATTTTGGTCTTTTGCTTATCAGGGAGGGCGAGCGGCTGGATGGCGCCGGTCGGGCAGACCTGGCCGCAAAGGTTGCAGCTGTATTCGCAATAGCCCACGCGCGGAATCGAAACCGGACTCCAGAGCCCCTCCGCGCCGCTTTCAGTCAGGGAGGGTTGTAGGCAGGATCCGGTGGTGGAGCAGATCTTGACGCACTCCTGGCAGCGTATGCAGCGATCGAGAAACTGCTCTTCAACGAGGGCGCCGGGGGGACGAATCGCATGCCCTTTCTGGATGCGACTGACCGCCGCGGTCTTGAAAAGGGCCAAGCCGGCCAGGCCGGCCGCGGAGGCTTGCAGCAAGCGGCGGCGGGAGAGATCGATCTCATTTTTGCCGGGATTGCGCCCGAAGCGGTAGGAGACCGCATGCGGCTTGCAAACCGAGACGCATTCCGCGCATTCGATGCACTCCACGGTGTTGTTTACGGTATAGTCATCCTCGATCGCATTCATCTTGCAGGCCCGCTGACACAGACTGCAGCTGGTGCACGCCTCACTGACATAACGGCGCGTCAAACGGTACCTGGAAAATATACCCAACAGGGCACCGAGGGGGCAGAGATTGCGGCACCAGAACCGGCGGGAAACCATCCCCAGACCGAGGATGAGGGCGAAGATCGCGACTATCAGTCCGGTTTCGAAGAAGCGGGGCTGTTGTATCGGGAGCAGGGCATGCGTTTGGGCCGCGTCGTAGAGCGAATAGACGGTATCTTCAAGGAAAGGAAGCTTGAAGGCGGCATTGAAGAGAGCGCCCAAGGCAAAAGCGAATACGGGATAGAGCACCGTCGTGAAGGTGCGCGTCAGCAAGGCGATCGGATCGAAGAACCAGATGAACTGGGTGGAGAAAATTGCGGAGATCAGCACGGCGGCGAGGAGGAAGAATTTCCAGGACCTCCAGCGCAGGCTCTCGCGCTGCCGGGCGGGTGGGCGTTTGCGCCGGATGAGATGGTCGCTGCCGTCAATGATCGTCCCGAGCGGACAGATCCAGCCGCAAAAAAAGCGGCCGAAGGGGATGGTCAGCAGCAGGATCGCCAGGCCCAGGATCATCGTCGCGATGAAAACCCGCCCGGCTAGCATCACCGCCACGGCCACCAGGGGACTGGCGCGCAAGAAAAGATCAGCCGGCAGGATACTCGCGTAGGGGAATCCCGCCTGGAAGAAAAGGACGATAAAAAGGGTCAGAAAAAGCAGCTGGGAGATACGGCGGAAGGTGATCATCATGGCCCATTCCAATTGTTAAAGGACTCCATACCCGTTCAAACCCCCAGGTTGATCTCCTCAATTTTTACACGCTTGAGATCGAGCTGACCGAGACCGCGCCTGGATGCGTGCCGCAGATATTCGACCGTGGCCGGATCGATATTAAAAAGTCCCATGGCCCAGGCATCGGCGGCGACGCGGTCGGCTGAGGCGAGAATGATCCGCTTCTCGGCCACATCGGCTAGGCTGCCTCCTGTGGGGCCATTGCGCAGCATGATACGCCAGGCATCAATGATGGTCAGGGCCGGTTTGACCGCCGTGTTGATGTCCACAATCTTGGTCATGAAATGGTTGTGCAGCGCGCCGCGGTCCCCCCCGAGCAGGCCCATGAGATTCTTGAAACTGAGCGTGACCCCGGAGATGCTGTGGTGCTTGGCAATAGGCATATTGATGATCACATCCGATTCGATGGCGTCACGATAGATAGGCCAGGAGGTGACCAGTTCACCCCCGGGGATCTGGATCTCCTCGAAGCGGCTCTCGACGATATGACGGACCTCGGCACCGGCCGCCTTGGCCGCCTTTTCGATGCCGCTGCGCAGGTAACAGCGCCGGGGCTCGTTGCAGGTGCGGTCCAGCACGCGCACCTGAGCGGCGCCGGCTTCGAAACACATCTTGATCACCTCGGCGACAGCTTCCGGATTGGTGTTGGCAGCCTGCTCGGGGAGGCGGTCCCAGCCCATGTTGGGCTTGAGCAGCACGCTTTGGCCCTTTTTAACGAACTGGCCCATACCGCCGAGCGCCTCGACCGCCTTGCGCACCAGCACGCCGGGGGCGCCGTTGCGGGCGACCGCTAGAAGCGGGCTGGCCGGTGCGGCTTGCAGCCACTGCGGCGCTCCTGGTAAGGTCGTCACTGCCAATCCGGCACCCGCACCAATGCGGATGAAATCGCGACGGGTGATCTTGTCCTGCATGGTCCACCTCCTGGATATGATGTGCTCACCCCCCATGCAAAAACAGCCCATCTTGGGAGATGGGCTGTTTGCGATCCGAGTCCCTGCACCGGCCTGGCAAGGGCTGGTGCCGAAGGCGGGATTTGAACCCGCACGCCTTGTGGGCACTACCCCCTCAAGATAGCGTGTCTGCCAATTCCACCACTTCGGCTTGAATGCTGCAAGGTCTCGTCAAAAAAGAGACTATCTGTTCGGCGTGGTTGCCGGCTGCTGCTCCGGAACCTGGGGCAGCGTGCGCGCCGGAGATGAATTCAGACGGTCACGTTCCCGCTCAACCAGAGACTGGCTGCTCAATCCGCCCCGGGTCATAAAGCCCATGATCAAGGCGATGATCAGGAAGAGCGTGGCCAGCACAGCGGTCACCTTTTGCAGGAAGGGCGCGCTGCCGCGTCCGCCGCCGAAAAGAGTCCCCATGGTGTCCATACCGCCAAATGAACCCGCCAGCCCGCCGCCTTTGCTCGACTGAATCAGGATGACAAAAGTCAGCAATATGCAGACCAGAACAAAAAGAATAATCAATACCGTATACATGCGCACTCCAAACTATGCGTAAACAATCTCCACGAAAGAACGGGCATCGAGACTGGCACCGCCGATAAGCCCGCCATCAATATCCTTCTGCGCCAGCAGCTGCGCGGCATTGTCGGGCTTCATGCTGCCGCCATACTGGATGCGCAGCACTTCGGCAATCCGGGAATCATAGAGTCTGGCGACGAGCTGGCGGATCAGGGCATGGACCTCTTGCGCCTGGTCGCTTGTGGCCACAACGCCGGTGCCGATCGCCCAAACCGGCTCATAGGCGATGACCAGCCTGGCCACCTCCTCGCCGCTCAATCCCGCAAGTGCCCCGCGGATCTGACGCGCCACCACCGCCGCAGTCTCCTCCGTCTGTCGTTCAGCCAGAGTCTCGCCAACGCAGACGATCGGGATCAATCCCGCCTTGAGTGCAGCCCGGACCTTGTGGTTGACCGTCTCGTCGGTCTCACCAAAGTACTGCCGCCGTTCGGAGTGACCGAGGATCACATGGCTGCAGCCGGCGGAGAGCAGCATCGCGGCGGATACCTCACCGGTGAAGGCGCCCTTCTCTTCCCAGTGCATATTCTGTCCACCCAACCGGATGGGTGTCCCCTGAATCACGGCGGCGACCGTCGTCAGATCGGTAAAAGGCGGACAAAGAACGATTTCCGTCTCCGTCGGCACGGTCAAGGCCGCAACAACCGCCCTAGCCAACTCCGCCGCCCCGGCGACGTCCTTGTTCATCTTCCAGTTGCCGGCAATTATCCGCTTGCGCATTCTATCTGCCTATCCGGCTGCCAGCGGGAGAGTCTGTGGCTCTCCCGCGACATCCATAATGTACATAAAAATTGTTCAAAACCCAATATTTTTTATTACATCTTGCCCATTTTTTCGACAAGGTCGACCACGCGGCAGGAGTAACCCCACTCGTTGTCGTACCAAGAGACCACCTTGACAAAATTGCTCTTGCCTTCGAGCACCATGGTGGACTGGGCATCGAAAATCGACGAGTGGGCATTGCCGACGATGTCGACGGAGACGATCGGATCTTCGGTGTACTCAAGGATGCCCTTGAGTTTGCCCTGCGCCGCTTCGCGCATCGCCGCGTTGACCTCTTCGATGGTGACGTCCTTGTTGAGCTCGACGGCCAGATCGACGACTGAACCGTCGGAGACCGGAACGCGCAGGGAGTAACCGTCCAGCTTACCCTTCAGCGCGGGGATCACCTTGCCGACGGCCTTGGCAGCGCCGGTCGTGGTGGGGATGATGGCCAGCGCCGCAGCGCGGGCACGGCGCAGATCCTTGTGCGGCAGGTCAAGGATGCGCTGGTCATTGGTGTAGGCGTGCACGGTGGTCATCAGGCCGCGCTTGATGCCAAACTTGTCATGCAGGACCTTGGCAACCGGGGCCAGACAGTTGGTGGTACAGGAGGCATTGGAGACGATCTTGTGCTCGGGTTTGAGCGCCTCGTCATTGACGCCGAGAACGATGGTGGCATCAATCTCGTCCTTGGCCGGGACGGTCAGGATCGCCTTTCTGGCACCGGCTTCGATATGCTTGGCCACTTCCGCGCGTTTGCGGAAGACACCGGTCGACTCGACCACGACATCAATATGCGCGGCGCCCCAGGGCAGATTGGCCGGATCCTTTTCGGCCGAGACCTTGATCTTTTTGCCATCAAAGACAATATACTCCCCTTCGGCGCGGATATCGTTCTTCAGCACCCCATGAACCGAATCGTACTTGAGCAAATGCGCCAGAGTCGGCGCATCGGTGATGTCGTTGACCTGGACGATCTCAATATCCTTTCGCTGCGCAGCAACACGAAAAACCAGACGGCCGATGCGGCCGAACCCGTTGATTCCCAATCTGATAGCCATACACTTCTCCTTGATTAAATCCTGATGCATTCGGGGTTGAAATCAAGCCTTGCCGGCACAGCCGAGCACATGCAGTTTGTGCTTGACCATGGCCTTGATGGCATCGCGGGCAGGGCTGAGATATTTGCGGGGATCAAATTCCGCCGGAGACTCGCTGAAGACCTTGCGGATCGCCGCCGTCATCGCCAAGCGCAAATCGGTATCAATGTTGATCTTGCAGACGTTCGTCCGGCTGGCGCGGGTGATCATCTCTTCGGGAACACCCTGGGCTCCGGGCAGCTTGCCGCCGTACTGGTTGCAGAGGTCGACGAATTCCCGCGGGACGCTGGAGGCGCCGTGCAGCACCAGCGGATAACCGGGCAGTGCCTTCTCGATCTCGGCGAGGCGCTCGAAATCGAGCTGCGGCGTGCTCTTGAACTTGTAGGCGCCGTGGCTGGTGCCGATAGCCACCGCCAGGGAATCGGCGCCGCTTTGCTCGACAAACATCTTGGCTTCACGCGGATTGGTATAGATGGCGTCGCGATCGGAGACGTTGACATGATCTTCGATGCCGGCGAGACGGCCGAGTTCGGCCTCGACCGGGATACCGCGCGGATGGGCGTATTCGACCACCTGGCGCACCAGTTTGATATTCTCGGCGAGTGGAAGATGCGATCCGTCGATCATTACCGAGGTAAAACCGCCGTCAATGCAAGACTTGCACAACTCAAAGCTGTCGCCGTGATCGAGGTGAACCGCGATGGGCAGATCAAACTGCTCAAGGGCCGCCGCAATGAGGTGCATCAGATAGTTGTGACGGGCATAACTGCGGGCGCCCTTGGAAACCTGCAGGATCAGCGGGGCTTTTTCTTCGGCTGCCGCCTCAACGATCCCTTGAATGATCTCCATATTATTAACATTGAAGGCCCCAACGGCATAGCCGCCCTTCAAGGCTGCATCGAATAATTCGCGGGTACTGACTTTGGGCATCTCACTACCTCACACATTAGGTTGTTTAAAAATGCGAACCTAAAAATACATATTATTTGGCAGAATGTCAAGCGGCAAAATCGGTTCAAAACCCGCGCCCTGAGACACAACAGCGGCGTGGTGCAAGCTTTCGCGGCCGGGGTGCGACCGAAATGTGCCTTCTCTGGCACCAGGAGTTCAGCGCACACGGGCAATCGTGGCTGCGATCACCCCGGCCGCTCCGTTTTCCAGCAGCACTCGCGCGCACTCGTCGAGGGTGTGGCCAGTGGTGAGCACATCATCCACCAGCACGAACCGGCCCGCCCGCAACGCCTCGGGATCGGGCGCGACAAAGGCGCCGCGTAGATTGCGCAACCGTTTTTGCCGCCCCATGCGGGCCTGGGGCGGTGTAGCGACCACCCGGTGCAGCGCGGCCGGCCAGAGCGCCATCCCCGCCCTCGCCGCCATTGCCCGCGCCAGAAGCTCGGACTGGTTGTAGCCGCGTTCCCGCCGCCGCCCCGGGTGCAATGGCACCGGAATGATCGCCCGGGCCTCATAGGCACCGTCCCGCAGCGCCTCGCCCAGGGCCTCGCCGAAGGGTTGGGCCAAAGCCCGCCCGCCACTGTATTTGAAAAAATGGATCAGCGTGCCGATCGAATCCTGGTAATCAAAAAGTGCGATGGCGCGATCAAAGTGCAGGGGTTTGCTCAGGGGGGTCCGCAAGAATTGGCTCGGAATGTCGGGATCTTCGAGCCAGGGGAGACGACGGAAGCACTCGCCGCAGATCAGCACTGCCCCCGCCTGCAGGTAGGTGCCGCAGAGCAGACAGAGGGGCGGATAGATGAAATCGACCGGCAGCTGCACCATGCGGCGCAGCTGCCGCCATAGCGGTTGGATCATCGGCTCCCTAAAGGCTGAGAGTTGCACCCCCCACCACCCGCTATCCCTGGGAGTCGGCGGCCGGGCGTGCGTTCCCGTGCGCGCCGTCGTTGAGATTAGAAATTATACGAAAAGACCAGCTTGGGCTCGATGCGCTCTTGCGGCCGGTAGATGTGGCTGCCCTCCTCGGTCTCGACATAGGTCCAGATATAATCGATATAGGCGATCAGATAGGGTTTGATCTTGTAGCCCAAACCAAGGCGTGCGACACTCTGACTGTTGAGGGTAAAAACATCCTGCACGGTCTCGATACTGCTCTTGTCGTAGGTGGCGTGCGCGGCCAGCACCGGGATCAGATCGGGGGCATCAGCGGCCAGGTGCAGCCGGCCGCTCTTGGGTTGAGCGTCCAGGCGGCTCAGCATGCCGAGCAGCCGCACCTTGTTGCCGAGAACGTTGCCGTAGAGTTCGCCGAAGACCCCGCGGCTCTCCTCGGTAATGCCGAGCAGGGCATCGGCCTTGTGCGTCGTGTCGCCGCCGACGATCTTGAAGCGGTCGATCTCATAAAAGGGATCGAAATAGGAGGCGATGAACTCCTTGCCTAGCCAGCGGCGTTCGAGGCGCGCAGCCACCTCCATGACGCCTAAAAGGTTGCCCACGCCGGAGTAAATGCCAAGGGCTTGGCCCGATCCAAAATTCCGCGAGGTGCCTTCGACCGAGCTGTAGCCCTTGAGCTGGGCGTAGTCAAAATAGAACATCGTGGTGAATACCGAGGTGCGAATGATCGGCAGCTCGAAGTCGAATCCCATCGCGGAGATGCCGTCGTCGCTTCTGGCACTGACATCGGGATCAAAATCAGCGGCGTAGGTCGCGCCGGCGGCAAAATTGCGGATGATGGGCAGTTTCAATCCGTAAAGAGGGCGGACATAGCCGCGCAGCCCTATCAATTCGGAGCGGCCCAGATTGCTGACGGTACTCTCGAAGCCGAACTGGCCGAAATCGAGATCGAATTCTAGACCGATCTTGCGATTGTCGTAAGAGGCTTCATTGGTGAAATAGTTGACGATGAAGCCGTGGCCCAGACGGGCGGCGTCGAGCGTGCCGACGCGCGCATAGGTCTTGTCAAGCTTGTGGCCATAGCGGAGGTAGCGCAGCATGCGGAAATAATCGTAGGTCGTGTTCCAGTCCTTAGCCCGGATCGCGCCGGTATCGACATCGTAAAGGAGGTTGATGTTGAGCCCCACGCCGAATTTTCCGAATGAGAACTCAGGCCTCAGGCCTACGGAAACGTAATTCTTGGTCTGGCCGCCTTCACGAATGCTGGTGAAACCGAACCCGCCCATGAAGCGTCCACCCTCTTCGCCGTAAAAGCCCAGGCCGCCATCGTAATACTGAGAATACCCGATGCCCGCCGATGCTAGTAACAACAGCCCAATTCTTGCAAGTGTTCGTTTCATACGATTGCGCCCTTTCTGGCAGGACAGATGTCTACCGTCCTGGCTTGTACCCTACCACAGATCCTCCATACCGGGCGGCACATCGAAATGGGTCGCCCACTGGAAATGCCCCTGTCCCCCTTGCAGAATCGCTTTATCGACGGAGAGCAGCCGTTTGTGTTCCATCTCTTCGGCCGCGAGATATTCGAACATCTCGCGCGCGCGATCGCTTCTGGCCCGCTGCGCCATTTGGCGGTAATACTCATAGGCCTTCTGTTCGGCGGTGATGGCCAGATCGAGCGCCTCAGCGGCGGTGATCTGAGGGGAAACGGACTTGCCGCTGATTTCAGTGGCCATCAGGCCGGAGGGCGGCCGCTGGTGGGCGATCTTTTCATAGAGATCCGAGAGCTGGTCGAAATGGCCCGCTTCGGTTACGGCAAGATAGTTGAATTTGTTGCGCAAGGCCTCATTGGGGAGCACCGCAGCCACGCCGGAATAGAATTCCTGCGCCCCCTTCTCGCGGCTGATGGCCAGCGCCAGGGCGGTAAGGGCATCCGTCAGTTTGGCCTCACCGGCGGCCGCGAGCGCGTCCCCGAAGGCCTTGTTGAAGGCCGGAAGATCCTCGGGTTTACGCGAAGTGATCAGCGGGCCGTCAATGCAGACTTCCCGGTCAACATAGTGAGCGCCAGCCAGCTTGAGGTCATCGCGGATGCCGACGTAGCAGGTCGCGGTGACCCCGGCCAGCAGATCCGCGGAAATCAGAACCTGCGCGCCATGGCATATGGCGCCGACGGGGCGGCCGCTCTGCCAGAAACGCTTGACAAAGGCCAGCACCCGGTCGTCGACGCGGAGACGTTCCGGAGCGCCGCCGCCGGGAATG containing:
- a CDS encoding ComF family protein; translated protein: MIQPLWRQLRRMVQLPVDFIYPPLCLLCGTYLQAGAVLICGECFRRLPWLEDPDIPSQFLRTPLSKPLHFDRAIALFDYQDSIGTLIHFFKYSGGRALAQPFGEALGEALRDGAYEARAIIPVPLHPGRRRERGYNQSELLARAMAARAGMALWPAALHRVVATPPQARMGRQKRLRNLRGAFVAPDPEALRAGRFVLVDDVLTTGHTLDECARVLLENGAAGVIAATIARVR
- a CDS encoding DJ-1/PfpI/YhbO family deglycase/protease, coding for MLQGKRVAILIGPQFHDEEATVPRSWLQERGAAVDLIALEREEVTGKYGRVTLTPDLGIAEADAGVYDGLIIPGGGAPERLRVDDRVLAFVKRFWQSGRPVGAICHGAQVLISADLLAGVTATCYVGIRDDLKLAGAHYVDREVCIDGPLITSRKPEDLPAFNKAFGDALAAAGEAKLTDALTALALAISREKGAQEFYSGVAAVLPNEALRNKFNYLAVTEAGHFDQLSDLYEKIAHQRPPSGLMATEISGKSVSPQITAAEALDLAITAEQKAYEYYRQMAQRARSDRAREMFEYLAAEEMEHKRLLSVDKAILQGGQGHFQWATHFDVPPGMEDLW
- the tpiA gene encoding triose-phosphate isomerase: MRKRIIAGNWKMNKDVAGAAELARAVVAALTVPTETEIVLCPPFTDLTTVAAVIQGTPIRLGGQNMHWEEKGAFTGEVSAAMLLSAGCSHVILGHSERRQYFGETDETVNHKVRAALKAGLIPIVCVGETLAERQTEETAAVVARQIRGALAGLSGEEVARLVIAYEPVWAIGTGVVATSDQAQEVHALIRQLVARLYDSRIAEVLRIQYGGSMKPDNAAQLLAQKDIDGGLIGGASLDARSFVEIVYA
- the gap gene encoding type I glyceraldehyde-3-phosphate dehydrogenase, which codes for MAIRLGINGFGRIGRLVFRVAAQRKDIEIVQVNDITDAPTLAHLLKYDSVHGVLKNDIRAEGEYIVFDGKKIKVSAEKDPANLPWGAAHIDVVVESTGVFRKRAEVAKHIEAGARKAILTVPAKDEIDATIVLGVNDEALKPEHKIVSNASCTTNCLAPVAKVLHDKFGIKRGLMTTVHAYTNDQRILDLPHKDLRRARAAALAIIPTTTGAAKAVGKVIPALKGKLDGYSLRVPVSDGSVVDLAVELNKDVTIEEVNAAMREAAQGKLKGILEYTEDPIVSVDIVGNAHSSIFDAQSTMVLEGKSNFVKVVSWYDNEWGYSCRVVDLVEKMGKM
- a CDS encoding DUF362 domain-containing protein, yielding MQDKITRRDFIRIGAGAGLAVTTLPGAPQWLQAAPASPLLAVARNGAPGVLVRKAVEALGGMGQFVKKGQSVLLKPNMGWDRLPEQAANTNPEAVAEVIKMCFEAGAAQVRVLDRTCNEPRRCYLRSGIEKAAKAAGAEVRHIVESRFEEIQIPGGELVTSWPIYRDAIESDVIINMPIAKHHSISGVTLSFKNLMGLLGGDRGALHNHFMTKIVDINTAVKPALTIIDAWRIMLRNGPTGGSLADVAEKRIILASADRVAADAWAMGLFNIDPATVEYLRHASRRGLGQLDLKRVKIEEINLGV
- the secG gene encoding preprotein translocase subunit SecG; the protein is MYTVLIILFVLVCILLTFVILIQSSKGGGLAGSFGGMDTMGTLFGGGRGSAPFLQKVTAVLATLFLIIALIMGFMTRGGLSSQSLVERERDRLNSSPARTLPQVPEQQPATTPNR
- a CDS encoding 4Fe-4S binding protein; the encoded protein is MMITFRRISQLLFLTLFIVLFFQAGFPYASILPADLFLRASPLVAVAVMLAGRVFIATMILGLAILLLTIPFGRFFCGWICPLGTIIDGSDHLIRRKRPPARQRESLRWRSWKFFLLAAVLISAIFSTQFIWFFDPIALLTRTFTTVLYPVFAFALGALFNAAFKLPFLEDTVYSLYDAAQTHALLPIQQPRFFETGLIVAIFALILGLGMVSRRFWCRNLCPLGALLGIFSRYRLTRRYVSEACTSCSLCQRACKMNAIEDDYTVNNTVECIECAECVSVCKPHAVSYRFGRNPGKNEIDLSRRRLLQASAAGLAGLALFKTAAVSRIQKGHAIRPPGALVEEQFLDRCIRCQECVKICSTTGSCLQPSLTESGAEGLWSPVSIPRVGYCEYSCNLCGQVCPTGAIQPLALPDKQKTKMGMAYFDKSRCIPWYKQEDCLVCEEHCPLPEKAILFDVHEARGPDGTLRTVKFPYVNEDRCIGCGICENKCPVVGAPGIFVTAAKETRLSAPVAMRGAASAG
- the fba gene encoding class II fructose-1,6-bisphosphate aldolase; the encoded protein is MPKVSTRELFDAALKGGYAVGAFNVNNMEIIQGIVEAAAEEKAPLILQVSKGARSYARHNYLMHLIAAALEQFDLPIAVHLDHGDSFELCKSCIDGGFTSVMIDGSHLPLAENIKLVRQVVEYAHPRGIPVEAELGRLAGIEDHVNVSDRDAIYTNPREAKMFVEQSGADSLAVAIGTSHGAYKFKSTPQLDFERLAEIEKALPGYPLVLHGASSVPREFVDLCNQYGGKLPGAQGVPEEMITRASRTNVCKINIDTDLRLAMTAAIRKVFSESPAEFDPRKYLSPARDAIKAMVKHKLHVLGCAGKA